From a single Falco naumanni isolate bFalNau1 chromosome 17, bFalNau1.pat, whole genome shotgun sequence genomic region:
- the LOC121098421 gene encoding LOW QUALITY PROTEIN: adenosine receptor A3-like (The sequence of the model RefSeq protein was modified relative to this genomic sequence to represent the inferred CDS: inserted 1 base in 1 codon), protein MKKRICVILGICWLVSVLVGLVPMLGWNQHMGSSSYIECRYLAVMRMDYVVYFSFFTWILLPLLVMCALYTEIFYVMXDKTQPSTESPPEGGTVCGKEYRMAKYLAFILVLFAVSWLPLGILNCIFYFCPPCAIPQPLTYLSILLSHANSAMNPIVYAFKIQKFKETYTFILRTYILL, encoded by the exons ATGAAGAAAAGGATTTGTGTGATTCTGGGAATCTGCTGGCTTGTGtctgtgctggtggggctggtcCCCATGCTGGGGTGGAACCAGCACATGGGCAGCTCCAGCTACATCGAGTGCCGCTATCTGGCTGTGATGAGAATGGATTATGTGGtgtatttcagcttcttcacctggatcctccttccctTGCTCGTCATGTGTGCCCTCTACACTGAGATTTTCTACGTCA TGGATAAAACTCAGCCGAGCACAGAAAGCCCTCCAGAAGGAGGAACAGTTTGTGGGAAGGAATACAGAATGGCCAAATATCTGGCCTTCATCCTCGTCTTGTTTGCAGTGTCTTGGCTGCCTCTGGGCATcctgaactgcattttttatttctgcccaCCCTGTGCCATCCCGCAGCCCCTGACGTACCTGAGCATCCTGCTGTCTCATGCCAACTCAGCCATGAACCCCATTGTCTATGccttcaaaatacagaagttcAAAGAAACATACACTTTCATTCTGAGGACTTACATCCTGCTCTAG